In a genomic window of Nocardia fluminea:
- a CDS encoding M23 family metallopeptidase — MAAPLAPDVAHGVEPAAAPFGLAGLPVEVVGPLAQAEQFIEDLQRQPVPAPSQAVAPPAALPLAGDISSVFGARWGQFHSGVDIADALGTPIRSALGGTVLEAGPASGFGQWIRVGQDDGTTAVYGHINDIYVQEGQRVNAGDVIASVGNRGISTGPHLHLEIWDQDGVKIDPLPWMASKGIVMEQHWGAD; from the coding sequence ATGGCCGCGCCGTTGGCTCCGGATGTCGCCCATGGCGTCGAACCTGCTGCCGCGCCGTTCGGATTAGCTGGACTGCCCGTGGAAGTCGTCGGTCCGCTCGCCCAGGCCGAACAGTTCATCGAGGATCTGCAGAGGCAGCCTGTTCCCGCTCCGTCACAAGCGGTGGCGCCACCAGCGGCGTTGCCCTTGGCTGGTGACATCAGTTCTGTATTCGGTGCGCGATGGGGTCAATTCCATTCCGGTGTAGACATCGCGGATGCGCTGGGAACGCCCATTCGGTCCGCTCTCGGCGGGACGGTGCTCGAAGCCGGTCCGGCATCTGGATTCGGTCAGTGGATTCGTGTCGGGCAGGACGACGGGACAACCGCCGTGTATGGCCATATCAATGACATCTATGTCCAGGAAGGTCAGCGAGTGAATGCCGGCGATGTGATCGCTTCGGTCGGCAATCGCGGCATTTCCACCGGCCCGCACTTGCATCTGGAAATCTGGGATCAGGACGGTGTCAAGATCGACCCACTGCCCTGGATGGCCAGCAAAGGCATTGTGATGGAACAGCATTGGGGTGCTGACTGA
- a CDS encoding M56 family metallopeptidase yields the protein MSVAICLFVYSLVVMVLAPPTLIRSTRRGVGPRLSLIAWLSVIGSVVLAWVAAIGFAIGDVVRDMLADQHLNLSRCFDQLHDAAIGEYGTAVQVGLLVLVTCGVAACVVLVGGVGRALVRARSVTHGHARAARIVGRPHTGHDAVVIDHPEPAAYSVAGDPHTIVLTQGIVTALDEEHLAAVLAHERAHLAGKHHLLLAVTRALAGAFPRIDLFTIGAAQVARLVEMSADDVAAALHGREIVREALLTLAGSNGVSMLGATEVGLADRVARLEASVPAGRSMVGVVSALIIATVLAGPMIATLVAVIGLGVCHPG from the coding sequence ATGAGCGTCGCTATCTGCCTGTTTGTCTACAGCCTGGTCGTCATGGTTCTCGCTCCGCCGACGCTGATCCGGTCGACGCGCCGCGGCGTCGGCCCGCGTCTGAGCTTGATCGCATGGCTCAGTGTGATCGGGTCGGTCGTGCTGGCATGGGTGGCCGCGATCGGCTTCGCCATCGGAGACGTCGTCCGTGACATGCTCGCTGACCAGCATCTGAACCTGAGTCGGTGCTTCGATCAGCTCCACGACGCGGCGATCGGCGAGTACGGAACTGCTGTCCAGGTGGGCCTGCTGGTCCTGGTGACGTGCGGCGTTGCCGCGTGTGTCGTGCTGGTTGGGGGAGTGGGTCGTGCGTTGGTGCGGGCGCGTTCGGTGACCCATGGGCACGCGCGCGCCGCGAGGATCGTCGGGCGACCTCACACTGGTCACGATGCGGTTGTCATCGATCATCCAGAGCCCGCCGCATACTCGGTCGCGGGGGATCCACACACGATTGTTCTCACTCAGGGCATCGTCACCGCGCTCGACGAGGAGCACCTCGCGGCCGTATTGGCGCACGAGCGTGCTCACCTCGCAGGCAAGCATCACCTTCTCCTCGCTGTTACCCGAGCTTTGGCCGGGGCGTTCCCGCGGATCGATCTGTTCACTATCGGGGCGGCTCAGGTTGCCCGTCTCGTCGAAATGTCAGCCGACGATGTTGCCGCCGCCTTGCATGGTCGGGAAATCGTTCGCGAGGCGTTGCTCACCCTCGCCGGCTCGAACGGTGTAAGCATGCTCGGTGCGACCGAAGTCGGACTCGCCGATCGTGTTGCTCGGCTTGAGGCCTCGGTCCCGGCCGGGCGCTCGATGGTAGGCGTGGTCTCAGCGCTGATCATCGCCACGGTTCTTGCCGGTCCCATGATCGCGACGCTCGTCGCTGTGATCGGGCTCGGGGTATGCCATCCCGGCTAG
- a CDS encoding ABC transporter substrate-binding protein, translating into MSIRCFRLRGSRRIGAVTAGAVIAVSALVGCGTDSATTAPTASADESASFPRTLETAKGQVTIPSAPQRVVVLDTAELDSVTLLGVTPVGAVVPHTKTGGGFPGYLASGLDKVSDVGPLLEPNLERIASLKPDLILSSRVRHDKIYDKLSGIAPTVLTETTGGPWKANLAVHAAALGRDQAAATALRKYEDRARALGAAITAAHNGTAPSASVVRFLAGPTRLYQNTSFSGVVLADVGLNRPASQTSTDPKKTMTEVSPEQIDQADADLIFVATIDDPGKTPKNAITGSPVWKDLRAVRDGKVYEVPDETWMSGIGVQAAQRMLADIAQATGVALPAE; encoded by the coding sequence ATGTCCATTCGGTGCTTCCGCCTGCGCGGATCCCGTCGTATCGGCGCCGTCACCGCAGGTGCGGTGATCGCTGTCTCGGCGCTCGTCGGATGCGGAACTGATTCCGCCACAACAGCTCCCACGGCGTCCGCCGACGAGTCGGCGTCATTCCCTCGCACCCTGGAGACCGCCAAGGGGCAAGTGACAATCCCCAGCGCGCCCCAGCGCGTGGTCGTCCTCGACACCGCCGAACTCGACTCGGTCACCCTGCTGGGAGTCACCCCAGTCGGCGCGGTCGTCCCGCACACCAAGACCGGGGGCGGCTTCCCTGGCTACCTCGCGAGCGGTCTCGACAAGGTCAGCGACGTCGGCCCCCTGCTGGAGCCGAATCTCGAGCGCATCGCCTCGCTGAAGCCCGATCTGATCCTGTCTTCGAGGGTCCGCCACGACAAGATCTACGACAAGCTCAGCGGTATCGCGCCCACAGTCCTCACCGAGACCACCGGCGGCCCGTGGAAAGCCAACCTGGCGGTGCACGCCGCTGCCCTCGGCCGTGATCAGGCCGCGGCGACCGCCCTGCGCAAATACGAGGATCGAGCTCGGGCCCTCGGCGCGGCGATCACAGCCGCACACAATGGCACGGCGCCCAGCGCCTCGGTCGTGCGGTTCCTCGCGGGGCCGACCCGGCTGTACCAGAACACCTCGTTCAGCGGCGTCGTCTTGGCCGATGTCGGCCTGAACCGGCCCGCGTCGCAGACCTCGACCGACCCCAAGAAGACGATGACCGAGGTAAGTCCCGAGCAGATCGACCAGGCCGACGCCGACCTGATCTTCGTCGCCACGATCGACGATCCGGGCAAGACACCGAAGAACGCGATCACCGGCAGCCCCGTCTGGAAAGACTTGCGCGCGGTCCGCGACGGCAAGGTCTACGAGGTTCCCGACGAGACCTGGATGTCGGGCATCGGAGTCCAGGCGGCCCAACGGATGCTCGCCGATATCGCCCAGGCCACCGGCGTGGCACTGCCCGCCGAATAA
- a CDS encoding ABC transporter ATP-binding protein: MNESRNELTTHMLSLSYGDRVVIDGLDLTLPGNAVTAIVGPNACGKSTLLRGLTRLLRPAGGTVTLDGADIHRLPARALALRLGLLPQQPVTPEAITVEVLVRLGRYPHQKLLRPWSASDQAAVEDALARTATAPLRDLPVDQLSGGQRQRAWIALALAQDTDLLLLDEPTTFLDLRHQLDVLDLVTDLHAEAGRTVVMVLHDLGQAARYADHLVVLHDGRLAAAGPPADVLDADLVRTVFDVDCRVIPDPETGTPLVVPRSRSGRDTRSGRDTTAVRA; this comes from the coding sequence ATGAACGAGAGCCGAAACGAACTCACCACGCACATGCTGTCGTTGAGCTACGGCGATCGTGTCGTGATCGACGGGCTCGATCTGACGCTGCCCGGCAATGCCGTCACCGCCATCGTCGGCCCCAATGCCTGCGGAAAATCCACCCTGCTGCGGGGACTCACCCGGCTGCTGCGCCCGGCGGGTGGCACGGTCACCCTCGACGGCGCCGACATCCATCGGCTCCCCGCCCGCGCCCTCGCACTGCGACTCGGCTTGCTCCCCCAGCAACCGGTGACACCGGAGGCGATCACGGTCGAGGTGCTGGTTCGCCTGGGCAGGTATCCACACCAGAAACTTCTGCGTCCGTGGTCGGCGAGCGATCAAGCGGCCGTCGAAGACGCCTTGGCCCGGACCGCGACCGCACCACTGCGTGACCTGCCGGTCGATCAGCTTTCCGGTGGCCAACGCCAACGCGCCTGGATCGCCTTGGCGTTGGCCCAGGACACCGACCTTCTACTCCTCGACGAGCCGACCACCTTCCTCGACCTGCGCCACCAGCTCGATGTGCTCGACCTCGTCACCGATTTACACGCGGAGGCGGGGCGCACTGTCGTCATGGTGCTGCACGACCTCGGTCAGGCCGCCCGCTACGCCGACCACCTCGTCGTGCTGCACGATGGCCGACTGGCCGCCGCCGGACCGCCCGCCGACGTACTCGACGCCGACCTCGTGCGCACTGTTTTCGACGTCGACTGCCGCGTCATTCCCGACCCCGAGACGGGAACACCGCTGGTCGTTCCGCGCAGCCGGAGCGGCCGAGATACCAGGTCCGGGCGCGATACCACCGCTGTCCGGGCCTGA
- a CDS encoding FecCD family ABC transporter permease — MAVIDTSHRSPVRHPIVVLAFGVAALALCAGLSLVLGSRDISAPAVIDALLGRGHGRDAAVITGMRVPRTLVGMAVGAALGLAGAIVQGVTRNSLAAPTTLGINAGAALAVVTAIYTLGLSQPGQYVWFAFAGAAAAALFTLTLGRRAGGVDPIRLVLGGTVVQLVLASWTSAVLLFSERTLDEARFWLVGSIAGRDLSILIPLLPAFVLGAMIGLAIAATLNTLALGDEAAAALGVPVGRIRAAGMVAVVLLAGSAVAVAGPIAFIGLAAPHLVRLVLGSDHRVLIPGCLIAGPLLLLAADVVGRLIAPPTEVEVGIVTAFVGAPLLAVLASRSQIR, encoded by the coding sequence ATGGCAGTGATAGACACATCGCATCGCTCTCCGGTACGGCACCCGATCGTGGTGCTCGCATTCGGGGTTGCGGCATTGGCGCTGTGTGCGGGGTTGAGCCTGGTGCTCGGCTCTCGTGACATCTCGGCGCCCGCGGTGATCGATGCGCTGCTCGGCCGGGGTCATGGTCGCGACGCGGCGGTGATCACGGGAATGCGGGTGCCGCGGACCCTCGTCGGGATGGCCGTGGGAGCGGCACTCGGGTTGGCCGGCGCGATCGTGCAGGGAGTCACCCGCAATTCACTGGCCGCGCCGACCACTCTCGGTATCAACGCCGGAGCCGCGCTCGCTGTGGTGACCGCGATCTACACGCTGGGTCTTTCTCAGCCCGGCCAGTATGTGTGGTTCGCCTTCGCCGGTGCCGCCGCTGCCGCGCTGTTCACCCTCACCCTGGGCAGGCGGGCAGGCGGGGTCGACCCGATTCGGCTGGTCCTCGGCGGCACTGTTGTGCAACTGGTCTTGGCGTCCTGGACCTCCGCGGTGCTGCTGTTCAGCGAGCGCACCCTAGACGAGGCTCGCTTCTGGCTGGTCGGATCGATTGCGGGACGGGACCTCTCGATTCTGATTCCGCTCCTTCCCGCTTTCGTCCTCGGTGCGATGATCGGCCTCGCGATCGCCGCCACACTGAATACGCTGGCACTCGGAGACGAAGCCGCGGCGGCGCTCGGTGTGCCGGTCGGGCGGATCAGGGCCGCCGGCATGGTGGCCGTGGTGCTGCTGGCAGGATCGGCCGTCGCGGTCGCCGGGCCCATCGCGTTCATCGGCCTCGCCGCACCACATCTGGTCCGATTGGTGCTGGGCAGCGACCATCGTGTGCTCATCCCTGGTTGTCTCATCGCCGGGCCACTGCTTCTGCTGGCCGCCGACGTCGTCGGCAGGCTCATCGCACCCCCGACCGAAGTAGAGGTCGGCATTGTGACTGCCTTCGTCGGCGCTCCGCTACTCGCGGTCCTCGCGAGCCGGAGCCAGATCCGATGA
- a CDS encoding DUF2752 domain-containing protein: MGALVLMLFGIPSIDLHGPLHRLGIMDPFCGGTRSWYLLLHGQVGDALRYNPAGPLLMLITMAALIRAAIGMRTGRWVNTTIDRRIYLPVLLVATVALQVNQQMNAPLLIVRWGG, translated from the coding sequence GTGGGCGCGCTGGTCCTGATGCTGTTCGGAATCCCCTCGATCGACTTGCACGGCCCACTGCATCGGCTGGGAATCATGGACCCGTTCTGCGGAGGTACCAGGTCGTGGTATTTGCTGCTGCATGGGCAGGTCGGGGATGCGCTGCGGTACAACCCCGCTGGACCGTTACTGATGTTGATCACGATGGCAGCGCTGATCCGGGCCGCCATAGGTATGCGCACCGGGCGATGGGTGAACACCACCATCGATCGGCGCATCTACCTTCCGGTGCTGCTTGTGGCGACAGTCGCGCTCCAGGTCAATCAACAGATGAACGCGCCCCTGCTCATCGTGCGTTGGGGTGGCTGA
- a CDS encoding ATP-grasp domain-containing protein produces the protein MQLYLLALNPTDSVSDGYLPAASALGLDVTILSDDPEPHRLRHPGVDAVRCDVRDPETVIAAIAAGPAPAAVFTNSDHLQTPAAVAAAYFGLPGKDWRTTLRVNNKAEMRRRLAAAGLGAVWSAELGPLQDPATLADLDVPLPCVVKPREGVASEDVYLVHDVEELVLRGKHIRQRRPEVSLLVEEYLPGQLCTVETLGDRQRRHVLGGFRTTLTPPPHFIELRHTFVAAHPPSVLAQVNEQLDALGIGFGACHTEFVVDKGEARLIEVNYRTIGDQCDLTLRDVLGIDLFEHVLRTHLGEPLAADLGLRTGVGARIDHVCAADSGTLRAAPSALTDAVDGVDLTYRPLRAIGHHHQLSFTNRDYVGVLRTVGPDSATVDRVADRFLAEQRWEVHP, from the coding sequence GTGCAGCTCTATCTGCTCGCATTGAATCCCACCGACTCGGTGTCGGACGGATATCTGCCTGCCGCCTCCGCGCTCGGGCTCGACGTCACGATCCTCAGCGACGATCCCGAGCCGCATCGACTGCGCCACCCCGGCGTCGACGCGGTCCGCTGCGATGTCCGTGATCCCGAAACGGTCATCGCGGCGATCGCCGCGGGTCCCGCACCGGCCGCGGTCTTCACCAACAGCGACCATCTACAGACCCCGGCCGCTGTCGCCGCCGCGTATTTCGGTCTGCCAGGCAAGGACTGGCGCACGACGCTGCGGGTGAACAACAAGGCGGAGATGCGCCGCCGGCTGGCCGCGGCCGGCCTCGGCGCGGTCTGGTCGGCCGAACTCGGTCCGCTGCAAGACCCCGCGACGCTGGCCGACCTCGATGTGCCACTGCCCTGTGTGGTCAAGCCACGCGAAGGAGTTGCCAGCGAGGACGTTTACCTCGTGCACGATGTCGAGGAATTGGTGCTGCGCGGCAAGCACATTCGACAGCGGCGCCCCGAGGTGTCGCTGCTGGTGGAGGAGTACCTGCCCGGGCAGTTGTGCACCGTGGAAACTCTCGGTGACAGGCAGCGCCGGCATGTACTCGGCGGGTTCCGCACCACCCTCACCCCGCCACCACATTTCATCGAGCTGCGCCATACCTTCGTCGCCGCACACCCGCCGTCCGTGCTGGCCCAGGTGAACGAGCAACTCGACGCACTCGGGATCGGATTCGGCGCCTGCCACACAGAGTTCGTCGTGGACAAGGGCGAGGCCCGGCTGATCGAGGTCAACTATCGAACCATCGGAGACCAGTGCGATCTGACGCTCCGTGACGTGCTCGGCATCGACCTTTTCGAGCACGTCCTGCGCACCCACCTCGGGGAACCCTTGGCTGCCGATCTGGGACTGCGCACCGGGGTCGGCGCACGCATCGATCACGTCTGCGCCGCGGACTCCGGCACACTGCGCGCCGCTCCCTCGGCACTGACCGACGCCGTGGACGGCGTCGATCTCACCTATCGACCACTCCGCGCCATCGGGCACCACCACCAGCTCTCGTTCACCAACCGCGATTATGTCGGCGTGCTGCGCACCGTGGGTCCCGACAGCGCCACCGTCGACCGCGTCGCCGACCGCTTCCTGGCCGAACAGCGGTGGGAGGTGCACCCATGA
- a CDS encoding FecCD family ABC transporter permease produces MIPIVAATCLLALAALTIAALTTGEVSMSAATALAAAVGFGDRGDVFVVQEFRAPRLVAGVIAGAGLAAAGAVLQRLFRNPLASPDVIGVTGGASFGAVIVLAAGASQSAIPLAALAGGMFAALALGAIGWKSQLSTARLVLVGLAIQAGLAAAVNLVIVRFPKELAGSAMRWTAGSLYGRTWPEVSGAAIGCVLVMVLLYAQYRTLAVLDLGDDSAGALGIGVDSARLRLLITAVAMAALAVAISGPIVFVALAVPQIVRLLCGPPTPVTLAVTALAGASLLVAADFTAQHLLPVHGLPVGVVTTTVGAPWLLWLLVRDSSPATRRTT; encoded by the coding sequence ATGATTCCGATCGTCGCGGCGACGTGTCTGCTCGCGCTGGCCGCCTTGACCATCGCTGCGCTCACCACGGGCGAAGTGTCGATGAGCGCGGCGACCGCTCTGGCGGCCGCTGTGGGTTTCGGCGATCGTGGCGACGTCTTCGTGGTGCAGGAGTTCCGTGCGCCGCGGTTGGTCGCGGGCGTCATCGCGGGCGCGGGCCTGGCCGCAGCGGGCGCAGTGCTGCAACGGCTGTTCCGCAATCCGCTCGCCTCGCCCGATGTAATCGGCGTGACCGGCGGTGCTTCGTTCGGCGCCGTGATCGTGCTCGCGGCCGGGGCGAGCCAATCGGCGATCCCGTTGGCCGCGCTCGCGGGTGGGATGTTCGCCGCGCTCGCGCTCGGCGCGATCGGCTGGAAGTCGCAGTTGTCGACGGCCCGGCTGGTACTGGTCGGGCTGGCGATTCAAGCCGGGCTGGCTGCCGCAGTGAACCTAGTTATCGTCCGGTTCCCCAAGGAGCTGGCCGGGTCAGCGATGCGCTGGACCGCGGGCTCCCTGTATGGCCGGACCTGGCCGGAGGTGAGCGGAGCGGCGATCGGCTGCGTGCTCGTGATGGTGCTGCTGTACGCGCAGTACCGGACCCTTGCGGTGCTCGATCTCGGCGACGACTCGGCGGGTGCGCTCGGGATCGGCGTGGATTCCGCGCGGCTGCGATTGCTGATCACCGCGGTGGCGATGGCGGCGCTCGCGGTCGCGATCTCGGGTCCTATCGTGTTCGTCGCCTTGGCGGTGCCGCAGATCGTGCGGCTGCTGTGCGGGCCGCCCACGCCGGTCACCCTCGCGGTCACCGCGCTCGCCGGGGCAAGCCTGCTGGTCGCCGCGGACTTCACCGCCCAGCATCTGCTGCCCGTCCACGGCCTGCCGGTGGGTGTCGTCACCACCACCGTCGGCGCGCCGTGGCTGCTGTGGCTGCTGGTCCGCGACAGCAGCCCGGCTACCAGGAGAACCACATGA